A region from the Leptolyngbya subtilissima AS-A7 genome encodes:
- a CDS encoding HNH endonuclease has protein sequence MTRTKRISIPRSVREYVLNRDNHQCKSCGKKSSEVKLQIDHILPLAKGGVNDISNLQTLCKGCNQKKSAKIDNRFRRDYTL, from the coding sequence ATGACTCGTACAAAGCGAATTTCTATACCAAGATCAGTTAGAGAATATGTTCTAAATAGGGATAACCATCAATGTAAGTCTTGTGGCAAAAAGAGTTCAGAAGTCAAGTTGCAGATCGATCACATTCTCCCTCTTGCGAAAGGAGGCGTTAACGACATTAGCAACTTACAAACCCTTTGCAAAGGCTGTAATCAAAAGAAAAGTGCCAAGATCGATAATCGTTTTCGGCGAGACTACACCTTATAA
- a CDS encoding argininosuccinate synthase codes for MGRAEKVVLAYSGGVDTTVCIPYLMNEWGVKEVITLAADLGQGDELEPIRVKALNAGVKESLVADLTEEFITDYAFPAIQANALYENRYPLSTALARPLIAKALVEAADRYGADAVAHGCTGKGNDQVRFDVAIAALNPGLKVLAPAREWGMGREETIAYGEKMGLAFPVKKSSPYSIDRNLLGRSIEAGPLENPMTEPLEEVFLMTEAIENTPNEPEYIDIGFTKGLPTSLNGEALGPVELITQLNEIAGRHGVGRIDMIENRLVGIKSREIYEAPALLVLIDAHRDLESLTLTADVTQYKRGIEETYSRLVYNGLWYSPLKLALDAFIQQTQERVSGTVRVKLFKGTNRVVGRESNLALYSDALATYSSDDTFDHKAAEGFIYVWGLPTRVWSEKMRG; via the coding sequence ATGGGTCGCGCAGAGAAAGTTGTCCTAGCCTATTCCGGTGGCGTCGATACCACCGTCTGTATTCCCTACCTGATGAACGAGTGGGGCGTAAAAGAGGTGATTACCCTAGCGGCAGACCTAGGCCAGGGCGACGAGCTAGAACCGATTCGCGTCAAAGCGCTGAATGCCGGGGTGAAAGAATCCCTAGTCGCCGACCTGACCGAAGAATTTATCACCGACTACGCCTTTCCAGCCATCCAGGCCAACGCGCTGTACGAAAACCGCTACCCCCTCTCCACCGCCCTGGCTCGTCCACTAATTGCTAAGGCCCTGGTAGAGGCCGCCGATCGCTATGGGGCTGATGCTGTCGCCCACGGCTGCACCGGTAAGGGCAACGATCAGGTGCGTTTCGATGTGGCGATCGCCGCCCTCAACCCCGGCCTCAAGGTGCTGGCCCCCGCCCGCGAGTGGGGTATGGGCCGCGAAGAGACCATTGCCTACGGCGAAAAAATGGGCCTCGCCTTCCCAGTGAAAAAATCCAGCCCCTATTCTATTGACCGCAACCTGCTGGGCCGCAGCATCGAAGCCGGGCCGCTCGAAAACCCCATGACCGAGCCCCTAGAAGAAGTGTTTTTGATGACCGAGGCGATCGAAAACACCCCCAATGAACCGGAATATATCGACATCGGCTTTACCAAGGGGCTGCCCACCAGCCTCAACGGTGAAGCCCTCGGCCCAGTAGAGCTGATTACGCAGCTGAATGAAATTGCTGGTCGCCATGGCGTGGGCCGCATCGACATGATCGAAAACCGCCTGGTGGGCATCAAGTCTCGCGAAATTTACGAAGCCCCCGCCCTGCTGGTGCTGATCGACGCCCACCGCGACCTGGAGAGCCTCACCCTCACCGCCGATGTCACCCAGTACAAGCGCGGCATTGAAGAAACCTACAGCCGCCTGGTCTACAACGGCCTCTGGTATAGCCCCCTCAAGCTGGCCCTGGATGCCTTCATTCAGCAGACCCAGGAGCGGGTCAGCGGCACCGTGCGGGTGAAGCTGTTTAAAGGCACCAACCGGGTAGTGGGTCGCGAGTCTAACCTCGCCCTCTACAGCGATGCCCTGGCCACCTACAGCTCCGACGACACGTTTGACCACAAGGCTGCCGAGGGCTTTATCTACGTGTGGGGCCTGCCCACCCGCGTCTGGTCTGAGAAAATGCGCGGTTAG
- a CDS encoding prolipoprotein diacylglyceryl transferase, which produces MVFPVYLGVGAFKLHPHFVFEVVAYGVAMGLLRRNVSRDAIPLNQRSSVVVGGLIGALVGAKLLVLLQHIDLLGSDWRSWLLLGLQGKTVVGALLGGLIGVELTKKWIGLTRSTGDAFVFPLLAGTAIGRVGCFLTGLSDRTYGTVTALPWGIDFGDGLPRHPTQLYEIGFLIALGMFLAWYRKSDPPSGKLFQLYLVGYLGFRFVVDFLKPDFQPLLGLSFIQLACLLGVAYGLYQLLRQEVTVS; this is translated from the coding sequence ATGGTGTTTCCGGTTTATTTGGGGGTGGGGGCGTTTAAGCTCCACCCCCATTTTGTGTTTGAGGTAGTGGCCTACGGGGTCGCCATGGGGCTGCTGCGTCGCAATGTCAGCCGTGACGCTATCCCATTGAACCAGCGCAGCTCGGTGGTGGTGGGTGGGCTGATCGGCGCGCTGGTGGGGGCAAAGCTGCTGGTGCTGCTCCAGCATATAGATTTGTTGGGGAGCGACTGGCGATCGTGGCTGCTGCTGGGCTTGCAGGGCAAAACGGTTGTAGGGGCACTGTTAGGCGGGCTAATCGGCGTCGAGCTAACCAAAAAGTGGATTGGCCTGACGCGATCGACCGGCGATGCCTTTGTGTTTCCGCTGTTGGCGGGGACGGCGATCGGGCGGGTGGGGTGCTTTTTGACCGGGCTGAGCGATCGCACCTACGGCACCGTCACGGCCCTACCCTGGGGCATCGACTTTGGCGATGGCCTACCCCGCCACCCCACCCAGCTCTACGAAATTGGCTTCTTGATTGCCTTGGGCATGTTTCTAGCCTGGTATCGCAAAAGCGATCCTCCCAGCGGCAAACTGTTTCAGCTCTATCTGGTCGGCTACCTCGGTTTTCGCTTTGTTGTTGATTTTCTTAAACCCGACTTTCAGCCGCTCTTGGGGCTAAGCTTTATTCAACTCGCCTGCCTGCTGGGAGTGGCCTACGGGCTATATCAGCTTTTGCGGCAGGAGGTCACAGTTTCGTAG